The following proteins are co-located in the Acidicapsa acidisoli genome:
- the dusB gene encoding tRNA dihydrouridine synthase DusB, with protein MKKDWDNPITHAMPAEARVPAGLRIGTVAVAPATVLAPMVGVTDTVFRRFIRNASLFSAQAPEGATVETEVTNQQSGCGLLMTEFTSADGLSRMRESKRKRYLTFYDDEHPIGAQLFGSNIETLADAARIVQDTGFDTVDLNLGCPAKRVVGCNGGSGLLRDLPKIGEIFRAIRKSVTIPFTVKFRLGWNDSQIVCVELAKMAEQEGLCAVALHARTREQGYTGQARWEWIAAVKQAVQIPVIGNGDIRTPEDAAAMVAQTNCDAVMIGRAAPSNPWIFRQIAEYTASGSYTRPTEADRYRMIRTYFQMLIDDAEASQSLPRDARHGETAGKMKQFASWFTHGVAGGSKLRQQIFQSKTGAAVLEAVDAFFEARLNANSTEAQTPNSEQDGAETFPEEALVCGD; from the coding sequence GTGAAGAAGGACTGGGACAACCCGATCACCCACGCCATGCCCGCCGAGGCGCGCGTGCCCGCCGGGTTGCGCATCGGGACCGTTGCGGTCGCTCCAGCCACGGTCCTCGCGCCCATGGTCGGCGTTACCGATACGGTCTTCCGCCGTTTCATTCGCAACGCCAGCCTCTTTTCCGCCCAGGCCCCTGAGGGAGCGACGGTCGAAACGGAAGTCACGAATCAGCAATCCGGCTGCGGATTGCTGATGACCGAATTCACCTCCGCCGACGGCCTCTCGCGCATGCGCGAATCGAAGCGCAAGCGCTATCTGACCTTCTACGACGACGAACACCCGATCGGCGCGCAGCTCTTCGGCTCCAACATTGAAACCCTCGCCGACGCTGCGCGCATCGTGCAGGACACCGGCTTCGACACCGTCGACCTCAACCTCGGCTGCCCCGCCAAGCGCGTTGTCGGGTGCAACGGAGGCTCGGGCCTGCTGCGCGACCTGCCCAAGATCGGCGAAATCTTCCGCGCCATCCGCAAATCCGTCACGATTCCTTTCACTGTCAAGTTCCGCCTCGGCTGGAACGACAGCCAGATCGTTTGCGTTGAGCTAGCGAAAATGGCCGAGCAGGAAGGCCTTTGCGCCGTAGCCCTGCACGCCCGCACCCGCGAGCAGGGCTACACCGGCCAGGCCCGCTGGGAGTGGATCGCCGCCGTCAAACAGGCCGTCCAAATCCCGGTGATTGGTAACGGTGACATCCGCACTCCAGAGGACGCAGCCGCGATGGTCGCACAGACCAACTGCGACGCCGTCATGATCGGCCGCGCCGCGCCGTCGAACCCCTGGATCTTCCGCCAGATCGCCGAATACACCGCATCCGGCAGCTACACACGCCCGACCGAAGCCGACCGTTACCGCATGATCCGCACCTACTTCCAGATGCTGATAGACGATGCCGAGGCCAGCCAGTCTCTGCCGCGCGACGCCCGCCACGGCGAAACCGCGGGCAAGATGAAGCAGTTCGCCTCCTGGTTCACCCACGGAGTCGCGGGCGGCAGCAAGCTCCGCCAGCAGATCTTCCAGTCGAAGACCGGTGCGGCAGTGCTCGAAGCGGTAGATGCCTTCTTCGAAGCGCGCCTCAATGCGAACAGCACTGAAGCACAGACGCCGAACTCTGAGCAAGACGGCGCGGAAACCTTCCCTGAAGAAGCACTTGTCTGCGGAGACTGA
- a CDS encoding SDH family Clp fold serine proteinase — MPNWNDVFKAIQNSVKNGAPDAVDTYRHKALKRLFDHTQRNIIAYYSGWLSKPGVQLLGINDEDMNGFMNAVHGLDKTKGVDLILHTPGGSIASAESIVNYLHLMFQKNMRVIVPQVAMSAGTMIACSSKEIILGKQSSLGPIDPQIRDLAAQGVLNEFKKAVEEIKKDPDAIHVWRCILQQYHPTFLGQCQQAIDWTKAFVADQLRQVMFEGDPDAILKSKQIVEALSDADEHKSHERHIPIAKCRDLGLKVVALEDDNELQELVLTVHHCYMFVLTNTGTFKIIENHKGSAFAKQQMQFQLPMQGAPQKR; from the coding sequence TTGCCCAACTGGAACGATGTTTTCAAGGCAATTCAGAACTCGGTTAAGAATGGTGCCCCGGATGCCGTAGACACCTACCGACATAAGGCCCTAAAAAGATTATTTGACCATACCCAGCGGAACATCATTGCTTATTACTCCGGCTGGCTTTCCAAGCCAGGTGTTCAACTTCTTGGTATCAACGACGAAGACATGAACGGATTCATGAACGCCGTTCATGGTCTCGATAAAACGAAGGGTGTCGATCTAATACTTCACACGCCTGGCGGAAGCATTGCGAGTGCGGAGTCAATCGTCAATTATCTCCATCTGATGTTCCAGAAGAATATGAGGGTAATTGTTCCGCAAGTGGCAATGTCGGCCGGAACGATGATAGCGTGTTCATCGAAAGAGATCATCCTTGGGAAGCAGTCAAGCTTGGGCCCCATCGATCCTCAAATACGCGACTTGGCTGCACAGGGCGTACTCAACGAATTCAAAAAGGCTGTTGAGGAGATAAAAAAGGACCCGGATGCCATTCACGTTTGGCGCTGCATCCTCCAGCAATACCATCCAACCTTTCTTGGGCAGTGCCAGCAAGCGATAGATTGGACAAAAGCGTTCGTCGCCGACCAGTTGCGCCAGGTGATGTTTGAGGGCGACCCAGACGCAATACTCAAATCAAAACAAATCGTCGAAGCGTTGAGCGATGCCGACGAACACAAATCGCATGAACGGCATATCCCAATCGCTAAATGTAGGGATCTTGGCCTTAAAGTCGTCGCGCTAGAAGACGACAACGAATTGCAGGAACTGGTCCTAACCGTTCACCACTGCTACATGTTTGTGCTAACAAACACTGGAACATTCAAAATCATAGAAAATCATAAGGGCTCTGCTTTTGCAAAGCAGCAAATGCAATTCCAACTGCCGATGCAGGGAGCGCCACAAAAGCGGTAA
- a CDS encoding DinB family protein, with amino-acid sequence MKRNLIQTILLAFLLNAPAIFAQKMPEGIWEGYDGEWTHVSQQLIALAEATPADKFAWRPAPGVRSTSEVYMHIVDANFYLLSVTGPKMPADLKEGMDTKVTSKAEVISWLKRSLDAVKQAHLAAKPSDLARKVHIEDRDATVDGIYLRIIIHANEHMGQLVAYARMTGVVPPWSKS; translated from the coding sequence ATGAAGAGAAACCTTATCCAAACAATCTTGCTGGCGTTTTTGTTGAACGCCCCCGCGATCTTTGCTCAGAAGATGCCGGAAGGGATCTGGGAGGGATACGACGGCGAGTGGACCCACGTTTCTCAGCAACTGATTGCGTTGGCCGAGGCTACGCCTGCCGACAAATTTGCATGGCGGCCTGCGCCGGGAGTCCGCTCCACCAGCGAAGTGTACATGCACATCGTCGACGCGAATTTCTATCTCCTGAGCGTTACCGGCCCCAAGATGCCCGCAGACCTGAAAGAGGGCATGGATACAAAGGTCACCTCAAAGGCCGAGGTGATTTCGTGGCTCAAACGCTCGCTGGATGCCGTGAAACAAGCCCACTTAGCCGCAAAACCCAGCGATCTTGCGCGAAAAGTCCACATCGAAGACAGGGATGCAACCGTCGATGGCATCTATCTCCGCATCATCATCCACGCCAACGAACACATGGGCCAGCTAGTCGCCTACGCGCGCATGACCGGCGTCGTCCCACCCTGGTCGAAGAGCTGA
- a CDS encoding YfiT family bacillithiol transferase, with translation MTVHSETAHSAIDILRFPIGRFRLPASITAVEHDEYIETLRLLPERLKAAAASLNDSQLDTPYRDGGWSLRQVVHHVADSHANSYVRFKLALTEDWPTIKPYDEAAWAELSDSRLSIDVSLTLIAALHARWVALVESLPDADFARGYVHPAGGRQNLAQVLALYAWHSRHHTAHIANLRERMGW, from the coding sequence ATGACCGTACATTCTGAGACTGCACATTCAGCGATCGACATCCTGCGCTTCCCGATCGGTCGATTCCGGCTTCCTGCCTCCATCACGGCGGTCGAACATGATGAATATATCGAGACGTTGCGGTTGCTTCCTGAGCGGCTGAAGGCTGCCGCCGCCAGTCTGAACGACAGCCAGTTGGACACGCCATATCGCGATGGAGGCTGGAGCCTGCGGCAGGTGGTGCATCATGTGGCCGACAGCCACGCCAACTCCTATGTGCGCTTCAAGCTCGCGTTGACGGAAGACTGGCCAACGATCAAACCCTACGATGAGGCGGCCTGGGCCGAGCTTTCAGATTCCCGGCTGTCCATCGACGTGTCTCTGACGCTGATTGCGGCGCTCCACGCGCGTTGGGTGGCGTTGGTGGAGTCTCTACCTGACGCGGATTTTGCCAGGGGCTATGTGCATCCCGCAGGTGGACGGCAGAATCTGGCTCAGGTACTGGCGCTGTATGCCTGGCACTCGCGCCACCATACCGCGCACATCGCGAATCTGCGTGAGCGGATGGGCTGGTAA
- the tldD gene encoding metalloprotease TldD, with amino-acid sequence MSAAYAQPISDRDIHARVSHKRYFFEKFGITERLLERCLGEALSAGGDYADLYFESVTATALGVDEQIVKSASQGTSAGCGIRVLSGERTGYAYTDNLSPERLIHAAKTAALIASGPAKQPIHGFQDVPVADLYPVPLGGFNLDLAARLELIQRADRAARAFSPRVIQVRASYSEELRRILIAASDGAFASDTQPLCRLNVFVIAKDDQNTTRGSAGCGGRGGLDIFTGSKSPENLAREAARGAILQLGAVHAPAGEMEVVLGPGWPGILLHEAVGHGLEADFNRKKTSAFAGLVGQPVASSKVSVVDNGTITGRRGSLNVDDEGSPTQETVLIENGILKGYLTDKLSSRLMGTANTGSGRRESYQCIPMPRMTNTYMLAGDDEPEDIIRSVKRGLYAVNFGGGSVDITNGKFVFSASEAYLIEDGKITAPVKDATLIGNGPEALKYVSMVGHDLKLDEGIGTCGKAGQSVPVGVGMPTIKLDKMTVGGTGQ; translated from the coding sequence ATGAGTGCAGCTTACGCCCAGCCAATTTCCGACCGTGACATCCATGCGAGGGTCAGCCACAAACGCTATTTTTTCGAGAAATTCGGCATCACGGAGCGGCTCCTCGAACGCTGCCTCGGCGAGGCTCTTTCCGCTGGTGGAGACTACGCCGACCTTTACTTTGAATCAGTTACAGCGACGGCCCTTGGAGTTGACGAGCAGATCGTCAAATCCGCCAGCCAGGGAACAAGCGCCGGATGCGGCATCCGCGTCCTCTCCGGCGAGCGCACCGGCTACGCCTACACGGACAATCTCAGTCCGGAACGGCTGATTCACGCCGCCAAAACAGCCGCGCTCATCGCTTCCGGCCCGGCCAAACAGCCGATACATGGTTTTCAGGACGTACCGGTCGCCGATCTTTACCCTGTCCCGCTCGGCGGCTTCAATCTTGATCTGGCTGCACGTCTTGAACTTATTCAGCGCGCCGACCGCGCCGCGCGCGCCTTCAGTCCCCGCGTGATCCAGGTCCGGGCAAGCTACAGCGAAGAGTTGCGCCGCATCCTCATCGCGGCATCGGACGGCGCATTCGCCTCCGACACGCAGCCGCTGTGCCGCCTGAACGTCTTCGTCATCGCCAAGGACGATCAGAACACCACCCGCGGATCAGCCGGATGCGGCGGACGCGGCGGCCTCGACATCTTCACCGGTTCCAAGAGCCCCGAAAATCTGGCCCGCGAAGCCGCCCGCGGAGCGATTCTGCAGCTCGGCGCAGTCCATGCTCCGGCTGGCGAAATGGAAGTTGTTCTCGGCCCCGGCTGGCCCGGCATTCTGCTGCACGAAGCAGTCGGCCACGGCCTCGAAGCCGACTTCAACCGCAAAAAGACTTCGGCCTTTGCCGGTCTCGTTGGCCAGCCCGTCGCCAGCTCCAAAGTCTCTGTCGTCGACAACGGCACCATCACCGGACGCCGTGGTTCGCTCAACGTGGACGATGAAGGTTCGCCAACGCAGGAAACCGTTCTGATCGAGAACGGCATCCTCAAGGGCTATCTGACAGACAAGCTCTCGTCGCGTCTCATGGGTACGGCCAACACCGGCTCCGGTCGCCGCGAAAGCTACCAGTGCATCCCCATGCCGCGCATGACCAACACGTACATGCTGGCCGGCGACGACGAACCCGAAGACATTATCCGCAGCGTCAAGCGCGGCCTGTATGCAGTCAACTTCGGCGGCGGCTCGGTGGATATCACCAACGGCAAGTTCGTCTTTTCCGCCTCGGAAGCCTACCTGATCGAGGACGGCAAAATCACCGCGCCGGTCAAGGACGCAACCCTGATCGGCAACGGGCCAGAGGCGTTGAAATACGTCTCCATGGTCGGCCACGATCTCAAGCTTGACGAAGGCATCGGCACCTGCGGCAAGGCAGGCCAAAGCGTCCCTGTAGGCGTCGGCATGCCCACTATCAAACTCGACAAGATGACCGTAGGCGGTACAGGTCAGTAA
- a CDS encoding DUF5995 family protein → MFPYDAQILTILQTTPASIADVLATMQAIEALTINGDGLKWFNQLYFQVTQAVEARVAAGGFADAAFLSMLDVQFAQLYFDALKNYLSNNALPDCWQTLFAQRNQTALTRIQYALAGVNSHINHDLPCALVSTCALENIAPQHGTTQYNDYTALNSTLDSLIDEAKTELNVRFLGDALPGVSQLENTLAAWNVTAARESAWNNAEILWHLRLEAGLATAFLDTLDGLTSVVNKTLLIPIP, encoded by the coding sequence ATGTTCCCTTACGACGCGCAGATTCTCACTATCCTGCAAACCACTCCCGCTTCGATCGCCGACGTGCTGGCCACGATGCAGGCGATTGAGGCCCTCACCATCAACGGCGACGGTCTTAAATGGTTCAACCAGCTTTACTTCCAGGTAACTCAGGCAGTCGAGGCTCGCGTCGCTGCGGGCGGCTTCGCCGATGCGGCATTTCTCTCCATGCTGGATGTACAGTTCGCGCAGCTCTATTTCGACGCACTCAAGAATTACCTCTCCAATAACGCGCTTCCCGACTGCTGGCAGACACTTTTCGCGCAGCGCAATCAGACAGCGCTCACGCGGATTCAGTACGCTCTGGCCGGTGTCAATTCCCACATCAACCATGACCTGCCTTGCGCGCTGGTCTCCACCTGCGCCCTAGAAAACATCGCACCACAGCACGGAACCACCCAATACAACGACTACACGGCGCTGAACTCAACCCTCGACAGCCTCATCGACGAAGCAAAAACCGAGCTCAATGTGCGCTTCCTCGGCGACGCCCTGCCGGGAGTTTCGCAGCTTGAAAACACCCTCGCCGCGTGGAACGTCACCGCAGCCCGCGAGTCGGCCTGGAACAACGCCGAGATCCTCTGGCATCTGCGCCTGGAAGCCGGATTGGCCACAGCCTTTCTCGATACTCTCGATGGACTGACGAGCGTAGTCAACAAGACCCTGCTGATTCCAATTCCATAG
- a CDS encoding TldD/PmbA family protein, giving the protein MSEAPAVPRSDAQLDLKSLAAEVVARATKAGATDAEAVVSEGDEFSVSVRMGEVETLQESGARGLGLRVFAGKRSASASTSDLTPDGIEQLVSGAMALAHVTEEDAFAGLPDEADFGQLEGDLHLYFDDVYSLSGAERIDHARRAEAAAMAFDPRITNSQGGHFDAATGRKVLANSRGFLGEYRSSYCGISAAPLAMDPNGAMQRDFWSSSARRLADLESPESIGQEAARRALRRLGARRVPTQRVPIVFAPEVARSLIGHLFEAASGDSIWRSASFLAGQLGEIIAAPTITIVDDHTMLLPTGVGGFGTSPFDGEGLPTRRTVVVENGVLQTYLLNTYTARKLQMRSTGNATRGLAGSPGIGSGNLYLVPGTQTPEEILAEIPAGFYVTSLMGFGANMVTGDYSRGASGLWIENGELTHAVEEVTIAGNLREIFRNITSIGNDLVFRSSAACPTLRVDGMTVAGA; this is encoded by the coding sequence ATGTCCGAAGCACCCGCAGTTCCGCGATCCGATGCCCAGCTTGATCTGAAATCCCTCGCCGCCGAGGTAGTCGCCCGCGCCACGAAGGCCGGAGCCACGGACGCCGAGGCCGTCGTCAGCGAAGGCGATGAGTTCTCCGTCTCGGTCCGCATGGGCGAGGTCGAGACCCTTCAGGAATCGGGCGCGCGCGGCCTCGGACTTCGCGTATTCGCAGGCAAGCGCTCCGCTTCGGCCTCCACCAGCGACCTGACCCCGGACGGCATTGAGCAATTGGTCTCGGGAGCCATGGCTCTCGCCCACGTGACCGAAGAGGACGCCTTCGCCGGTCTGCCCGATGAAGCCGATTTCGGCCAACTGGAAGGCGATCTGCATCTCTACTTCGATGACGTCTACTCGCTCTCAGGAGCCGAACGCATCGATCACGCTCGACGCGCCGAGGCGGCAGCGATGGCATTTGACCCGCGCATCACCAACTCTCAGGGCGGGCACTTCGACGCCGCAACGGGACGAAAAGTCCTGGCCAATTCCCGCGGATTTCTCGGCGAGTACCGCAGCAGCTATTGCGGCATCTCCGCGGCCCCGCTCGCAATGGACCCGAACGGAGCCATGCAGCGCGATTTCTGGTCTTCCAGCGCGCGCCGTCTGGCTGACCTCGAATCCCCGGAATCCATCGGTCAGGAAGCTGCGCGGCGCGCTTTGCGCCGGCTGGGCGCACGCCGCGTCCCGACGCAGCGTGTTCCGATCGTCTTTGCGCCGGAGGTTGCCCGCTCGCTCATCGGTCATCTCTTCGAGGCAGCATCGGGCGACTCGATCTGGCGTTCGGCGTCTTTTCTCGCCGGACAATTGGGAGAAATTATCGCCGCGCCCACCATCACCATCGTCGACGACCACACCATGCTTCTGCCCACCGGCGTCGGCGGCTTCGGAACCTCGCCGTTCGATGGCGAAGGCCTGCCGACCCGGCGCACCGTCGTCGTCGAAAACGGCGTGCTGCAAACGTATCTGCTCAACACCTACACCGCACGCAAGCTGCAAATGCGCTCGACTGGGAACGCGACGAGAGGATTGGCAGGCAGCCCGGGCATCGGCTCGGGCAACCTGTATCTGGTGCCCGGCACGCAAACTCCGGAAGAGATCCTGGCCGAAATCCCCGCCGGTTTCTACGTCACGAGCCTGATGGGATTCGGCGCAAACATGGTCACCGGCGACTACTCCCGTGGAGCATCCGGCCTGTGGATTGAGAACGGCGAACTCACCCACGCCGTCGAGGAAGTCACCATCGCCGGCAACCTGCGCGAGATCTTCCGGAACATCACCTCCATCGGCAACGATCTTGTCTTCCGCAGCTCGGCCGCTTGCCCCACCCTGCGGGTGGACGGCATGACCGTGGCTGGCGCGTAG
- a CDS encoding excinuclease ABC subunit UvrC — MLPQSLPFDSGNPDDALRQLPSRKAVFALYGENEAAEPYIGVTPDLRRRLERLLRPAKGQTKRLQLVSRVRRIAWQLTGSEFESLLVQFSLLEQVYGPKALERMHLRAPAFVKFHGGNPYPRLTVTNRPGQKESQWAFGPFSSRTAADRYSEELLKLFLLRRCEDNLSPYPEHPGCVYGEMKMCLAPCQQRCTDARYAEEAEAVRSFLATRGENKLVTIRELRDHASEELEFETAAKLHAQLEKIESVQSLASELVRPLNALRACVIQLSAEPDEVSIFLYDNGEWRGPARFSILGMRIQNEQSGSSSLYAQPMAIQPVPEPDSPGAAKSARDFLESRMQAAIDSMSSARNSPQRATNSTIRQGHLALLTRWYYRPQQKRAGEVFFPLSEGRWPLKAILRAVGRIVAANLPKPAPAPPSSASSSPAQPLSPAGTLELSGS, encoded by the coding sequence ATGCTGCCCCAGAGCCTGCCCTTCGATTCCGGCAATCCCGACGACGCTTTGCGACAGCTTCCGTCACGCAAAGCTGTCTTCGCGCTGTACGGAGAAAATGAGGCAGCAGAACCCTACATCGGCGTAACTCCCGACCTGCGTCGCCGCCTCGAACGCCTGCTTCGCCCGGCAAAGGGTCAGACCAAGCGCCTGCAACTTGTCTCCCGCGTCCGCCGCATCGCCTGGCAGCTTACCGGCTCGGAATTTGAATCACTTCTGGTGCAATTCTCCCTGCTGGAGCAGGTGTACGGGCCGAAAGCCCTGGAGCGGATGCACCTCCGCGCACCGGCCTTCGTAAAATTCCACGGCGGCAACCCCTACCCGAGGCTCACCGTAACAAATCGCCCCGGACAAAAAGAAAGCCAATGGGCCTTCGGGCCGTTTTCCTCTCGCACCGCTGCCGACCGTTACTCGGAAGAACTGCTCAAGCTCTTCCTGCTGCGCCGCTGCGAAGACAATCTCTCGCCCTACCCGGAACATCCCGGCTGCGTCTACGGCGAAATGAAAATGTGTCTTGCGCCATGCCAGCAGCGCTGCACCGACGCACGCTACGCCGAAGAAGCCGAGGCCGTGCGTAGTTTTCTGGCCACTCGCGGCGAGAACAAGCTCGTCACGATCCGCGAACTGCGGGACCACGCCTCCGAAGAACTCGAGTTCGAGACCGCCGCAAAACTCCACGCGCAACTTGAAAAGATCGAATCAGTCCAATCCCTCGCCTCCGAGCTGGTTCGCCCTCTGAATGCCCTACGCGCCTGTGTGATTCAGCTCTCTGCAGAGCCCGACGAAGTCTCCATCTTCCTCTATGACAACGGAGAATGGCGAGGCCCTGCCCGCTTTTCCATCCTCGGAATGCGCATTCAGAACGAGCAATCCGGTTCCAGCTCCCTCTACGCACAGCCCATGGCGATCCAGCCGGTTCCTGAGCCCGATAGCCCAGGTGCGGCCAAATCGGCGCGTGACTTTCTCGAATCGCGCATGCAAGCGGCGATCGACTCCATGAGTTCGGCTAGGAATTCGCCCCAACGTGCTACAAACTCCACAATCCGCCAGGGTCATCTGGCCCTCCTGACCCGCTGGTACTACCGGCCTCAGCAGAAACGCGCAGGCGAAGTCTTCTTTCCGCTCAGCGAAGGCCGCTGGCCGCTCAAAGCGATACTTCGCGCAGTTGGCCGTATCGTGGCCGCGAATCTTCCCAAACCGGCTCCGGCTCCGCCCAGTTCTGCTTCATCCAGCCCGGCGCAACCGCTCTCGCCTGCTGGTACACTTGAGCTGTCCGGGAGCTAG
- the rpe gene encoding ribulose-phosphate 3-epimerase produces MVELLPSILSADFAHLADEVAAAERGGGTVIHVDVMDGHFVPNITLGPPVVKSLRKATSLPLDCHLMIDNPNEYIPAFADAGANWIGVHYETCPHLHRTIELIHNHGMKAGVVLNPATRVELILDILPMLHHVLIMSVNPGFGGQKFIPFSLEKIRKLAQIRKDLGLRFRIEVDGGVAHDTIAQVVQAGADLLVAGNAVFGDGNAERNAQELLAAAKKVAGEAS; encoded by the coding sequence ATGGTTGAACTGCTTCCGTCGATTCTTTCCGCCGATTTTGCCCACCTTGCCGACGAAGTAGCGGCGGCAGAGCGTGGCGGCGGCACTGTGATTCACGTCGATGTGATGGATGGGCATTTCGTTCCCAACATCACCCTTGGGCCACCGGTCGTCAAAAGCCTGCGCAAGGCAACCAGCCTGCCGCTCGACTGCCACCTGATGATCGACAACCCCAACGAATACATCCCCGCCTTCGCCGACGCCGGGGCCAACTGGATTGGCGTCCATTACGAGACCTGCCCCCACCTGCACCGCACCATCGAGCTCATCCACAACCACGGCATGAAAGCCGGTGTGGTCCTCAATCCGGCCACCAGGGTCGAACTGATCCTCGATATCCTGCCGATGTTGCACCATGTCCTGATCATGAGCGTGAATCCCGGCTTCGGCGGGCAGAAATTCATCCCCTTTTCGCTGGAAAAGATTCGCAAGCTGGCGCAAATCCGAAAAGACCTTGGACTGCGGTTTAGAATTGAAGTCGATGGCGGCGTGGCTCACGATACCATTGCCCAGGTCGTCCAAGCTGGTGCGGACCTGCTCGTAGCGGGAAATGCTGTCTTCGGCGATGGTAACGCCGAGCGGAATGCTCAAGAACTGCTTGCGGCTGCGAAAAAAGTAGCGGGCGAAGCCAGTTGA